From Rhodothermales bacterium, one genomic window encodes:
- the ccsA gene encoding cytochrome c biogenesis protein CcsA: MIGTVGSLFILVALVATVLAGVAYFKVAQGTADEAWWKRIGRQAWFVSLGTSVVAFGLLVYLFGTHQYQYAYVYANSSNDLPTYFTLSATWAGQEGSFLLWIVYTAVLGALLIRWGSRPAEGRDLELRRTFEAPVLAVFALCQGFLLSMVAGVDFGAFAIGVSPFQTLAAKFPEAPVLQQAGYVPPDGNGLNDLLQNYWMTIHPPTLFTGFAAMTVPFAFAVAALWKKQYTQWVRPALPWTLYAVLVLGVGIVMGGYWAYETLSFGGYWAWDPVENSSLVPWLFGIAAIHSMIVQKKSSAGHKSALILCIASFMFVVYSTFLTRSGILGDVSVHSFVDLGLYNQLLLWILSMGVVGFGLFAYRYRELPVPRTPPATLSRESMIFTGALTLCLMGLVIIVGTSAPILGRIFRDNPAGVAISFYNTWTLPLAVIVASLAGLGQLFWWKKMTVENVNRALLKPLALTVVSVAAVLVLTPFVPITTPAPTAVAAAPAAAIEAGIGGGVEGFWAGYGQSLLLLLLIFAAFFAFYGNAAVLWRIARGNLKLAGGSITHVGFALMLLGIVASTVFNDPISDGQGADIRGDRDNFILQQGEARNIEGYTVRYDGKHFNDRGRTVYTLDFTTPNGRQFQAENVVYHSTSEQWIQHPHVENFAEQDIYVALFPSAMMDSGGSENATPGQLLLRRGDTAPLSDGAYTVEFVRYDLEPTVEGIPTDSLDLAVGAELKVTNTATGEARTISPVYLILADRSQQYVQNSIPDWGLGFSFTGMRVEDDAVQLTIEGADTAPTDWVVVQAYRKPFISLLWLGTIVLAIGFTLSIVRRAQEGRGR; this comes from the coding sequence ATGATTGGAACGGTTGGAAGCCTCTTCATCCTCGTCGCTCTCGTGGCGACCGTCCTCGCCGGCGTCGCCTACTTCAAAGTCGCCCAGGGAACGGCCGACGAGGCGTGGTGGAAACGCATCGGGCGGCAGGCATGGTTCGTCTCGCTCGGCACGAGCGTCGTCGCGTTCGGGCTGTTGGTGTACCTCTTCGGGACGCACCAGTACCAGTACGCCTACGTCTACGCGAACTCGTCGAACGACCTCCCGACGTACTTCACGCTCTCGGCGACGTGGGCCGGGCAGGAGGGCTCGTTCCTGCTGTGGATCGTCTACACCGCCGTCCTCGGCGCGCTCCTCATCCGTTGGGGCTCGCGCCCGGCCGAGGGCCGCGACCTCGAACTCCGTCGGACGTTCGAAGCGCCCGTCCTCGCCGTCTTCGCGCTCTGCCAGGGCTTCCTCCTCTCGATGGTCGCCGGCGTCGACTTCGGCGCGTTCGCGATCGGCGTTTCCCCGTTCCAGACCCTCGCCGCGAAATTCCCCGAGGCGCCCGTGCTCCAGCAGGCTGGCTACGTCCCGCCCGACGGCAACGGCCTCAACGACCTCCTCCAGAACTACTGGATGACGATCCACCCGCCGACGCTCTTCACGGGCTTCGCGGCGATGACCGTGCCGTTCGCCTTCGCCGTTGCCGCGCTGTGGAAGAAGCAGTACACGCAGTGGGTCCGGCCCGCGCTGCCGTGGACGCTCTACGCCGTGCTCGTGCTCGGCGTCGGGATCGTGATGGGCGGGTACTGGGCGTACGAGACGCTCTCGTTCGGCGGCTACTGGGCGTGGGACCCCGTCGAGAACTCCAGCCTCGTGCCGTGGCTCTTCGGGATCGCAGCGATCCACTCGATGATCGTGCAGAAGAAGAGTTCGGCTGGGCACAAGAGCGCGCTCATCCTCTGCATCGCCTCGTTCATGTTCGTCGTCTACTCGACGTTCCTCACGCGCAGCGGCATCCTCGGCGACGTGTCAGTCCACTCCTTCGTCGACCTCGGGCTCTACAACCAGCTCCTCCTCTGGATCCTCTCGATGGGCGTCGTCGGCTTCGGGCTCTTCGCGTACCGCTACCGGGAGCTGCCGGTGCCGCGCACGCCGCCCGCTACGCTCAGCCGCGAGTCGATGATCTTCACGGGCGCGCTCACGCTCTGCCTGATGGGCCTCGTCATCATCGTCGGCACGAGCGCGCCGATCCTCGGGCGCATCTTCCGCGACAACCCGGCGGGCGTGGCGATCTCGTTCTACAACACGTGGACGCTCCCGCTCGCCGTCATCGTCGCCTCGCTCGCGGGCCTCGGGCAGCTTTTCTGGTGGAAGAAGATGACGGTCGAGAACGTGAACCGCGCGCTCCTCAAGCCGCTCGCGCTGACGGTCGTCTCCGTCGCCGCCGTGCTCGTGCTGACGCCGTTCGTGCCGATTACAACGCCCGCGCCCACCGCCGTCGCGGCGGCCCCGGCGGCGGCCATCGAGGCCGGGATCGGCGGCGGCGTCGAGGGATTCTGGGCCGGCTACGGGCAGAGCTTGCTGCTCCTGCTTCTCATCTTCGCCGCGTTCTTCGCCTTCTACGGCAACGCCGCCGTGCTCTGGCGCATCGCGCGAGGCAACCTCAAGCTCGCCGGCGGCTCTATCACCCACGTAGGCTTCGCGCTGATGCTCCTCGGCATCGTCGCCTCGACCGTCTTCAACGACCCGATCTCGGACGGGCAGGGCGCCGACATCCGCGGCGACCGCGACAACTTCATCCTCCAGCAGGGTGAGGCGCGCAACATCGAAGGCTACACCGTCCGCTACGACGGCAAGCACTTCAACGACCGCGGCCGGACCGTCTACACGCTCGACTTCACGACGCCCAACGGCCGGCAGTTTCAAGCAGAGAACGTGGTCTACCACAGCACGAGCGAGCAGTGGATTCAGCACCCCCACGTCGAGAACTTCGCGGAGCAGGACATCTACGTCGCCCTCTTCCCGAGCGCGATGATGGACAGCGGCGGGAGCGAGAACGCCACACCCGGCCAGCTCCTCCTCCGCCGCGGCGACACCGCCCCGCTCAGCGACGGCGCCTACACCGTCGAGTTCGTCCGCTACGATCTCGAGCCGACCGTTGAAGGCATCCCGACCGACTCGCTGGACCTCGCCGTCGGCGCGGAGCTGAAGGTGACGAACACGGCGACAGGCGAGGCGCGCACGATCTCCCCGGTCTACCTCATCCTCGCCGACCGCAGCCAGCAGTACGTCCAGAACTCGATCCCTGACTGGGGCTTGGGCTTCTCGTTCACCGGGATGCGCGTGGAAGACGACGCCGTCCAGCTCACGATCGAGGGGGCCGACACGGCGCCGACCGACTGGGTGGTGGTGCAGGCGTACCGTAAGCCGTTCATCAGCCTGCTCTGGCTCGGGACGATCGTCCTCGCCATCGGCTTCACGCTCTCGATTGTCCGCCGCGCACAGGAAGGACGAGGCCGCTAG
- a CDS encoding metal ABC transporter permease — MTQGQLEIQLIAAVTAAACALPGVFLVLRRVSLMSDAISHAILPGLVLAFFVTEDLASPLLIVAAAATGVLTVVLIEALSRTGRVKEDAAIGLVFPVLFSLGVVLIARFASDVHLDVDAVLLGELAFAPFNRFVVGGTDLGPQALWVMGPVLLLNLGFIVAFFKELKLSTFDAGLAAALGFAPVALHYGLMTLVSVTAVGAFDAVGSILVVALMIAPPATAYLLTDRLTVMLGLSAGLGVLCAVAGYWMARGLDSSIAGSMATAAGLAFALTFAFAPERGLVALARRRRTRRRAFAEKMLAVHLLHHEGTPQEDRECRVPHLQEHLRWTPDLAKLAVEAAVRDGYVVRRVDRLALTAEGRAYARESMVD, encoded by the coding sequence ATGACACAGGGTCAACTCGAAATCCAATTGATCGCCGCCGTTACGGCTGCGGCCTGCGCTCTACCGGGCGTCTTCCTCGTGCTCCGCCGCGTGTCGCTCATGAGCGATGCCATCAGCCACGCGATCCTGCCGGGTCTCGTCCTCGCCTTCTTCGTCACGGAAGACCTCGCGAGCCCGCTCCTCATCGTCGCCGCCGCCGCGACGGGCGTGCTGACCGTCGTGCTGATCGAGGCGCTGAGCCGGACGGGGCGCGTGAAGGAGGACGCCGCGATCGGGCTCGTCTTCCCCGTGCTCTTCTCCCTTGGCGTCGTCCTCATCGCCCGCTTCGCTTCCGATGTCCACCTCGACGTCGACGCCGTGCTCCTCGGCGAACTCGCGTTCGCGCCCTTCAACCGCTTCGTCGTCGGTGGGACCGATCTCGGCCCACAAGCGCTGTGGGTGATGGGGCCGGTCCTCCTGCTCAACTTGGGGTTCATCGTGGCCTTCTTCAAAGAGCTCAAGCTCTCCACGTTCGATGCCGGGCTAGCCGCCGCGCTCGGCTTCGCCCCGGTCGCGCTCCATTACGGCCTGATGACGCTCGTCTCCGTCACCGCCGTCGGTGCGTTCGACGCCGTCGGGTCGATCCTCGTCGTCGCGCTCATGATTGCGCCGCCGGCGACGGCGTACCTGCTGACGGACCGGCTGACGGTGATGCTCGGCCTCAGCGCGGGCCTCGGCGTGCTCTGCGCCGTCGCGGGCTACTGGATGGCCCGTGGGCTGGATTCGTCAATAGCCGGCTCGATGGCGACCGCTGCGGGGCTCGCGTTCGCGCTCACGTTCGCGTTTGCGCCCGAGCGCGGGCTCGTGGCCCTCGCGCGGCGGCGGCGGACGCGGCGGCGGGCCTTCGCCGAGAAAATGCTAGCCGTCCACCTGCTCCACCACGAGGGCACGCCGCAGGAGGATCGCGAGTGCCGGGTGCCGCATTTGCAAGAACACCTCCGCTGGACGCCCGACCTCGCGAAGCTCGCCGTTGAGGCCGCCGTGCGCGATGGCTACGTCGTTCGCAGGGTAGATCGCCTTGCCCTCACTGCGGAAGGGCGCGCGTACGCACGGGAATCCATGGTGGATTGA
- a CDS encoding metal ABC transporter permease has protein sequence MDLLHDLLFDYTLRTVALGAATLGIVSGSLGTYAVLRGQSLLGDAVSHAALPGIALAFLLTGSKAPLVLVIGAALAGWVGTLAVMGVVRRSRIPFDAALGIVLSVFFGFGLVLLVVIQRQPAGNQAGLDSFLFGQAAALVTRDVVVMAALGAAALVVTLAFWKEFKLLAFDTAFGSTLGLPMRRLDVALTTLIVIAIVIGLQTVGVVLMSAMLIAPAAAARQWTDRLGVMMGLAAFFGALAGASGAVISATTTQLPTGPTIVLCASVLVVVSLAFAPRRGLIAAWLRARRNRTNLREIGVLEDLYTLALQHAENPHHPHPVATLQTMTARPESVVPGLEALAARGLVASHDDRGWTLTEQGLSAARAFARIPEGSGQKAEGSGRRTTGHGPRTTDHGLPP, from the coding sequence ATGGACCTCCTCCACGACCTCCTCTTCGACTACACGCTCCGCACCGTCGCGCTCGGCGCGGCGACGCTCGGGATCGTGAGCGGGTCCCTCGGGACGTACGCCGTGCTGCGCGGGCAGTCGCTCCTCGGCGACGCCGTCAGCCACGCGGCGCTGCCCGGCATCGCGCTCGCGTTCCTGCTCACCGGCAGCAAGGCCCCGCTCGTGCTCGTCATCGGCGCGGCGCTCGCGGGGTGGGTCGGGACGCTCGCGGTGATGGGCGTCGTGCGGCGCTCGCGGATTCCGTTCGACGCGGCGCTCGGAATCGTGCTCTCCGTGTTCTTCGGCTTCGGGCTCGTGCTCCTCGTCGTGATTCAGCGGCAGCCGGCGGGGAATCAGGCCGGGCTCGACTCGTTCCTGTTCGGGCAGGCGGCGGCGCTCGTCACGCGCGACGTCGTCGTAATGGCGGCGCTCGGGGCAGCGGCACTCGTCGTCACGCTGGCGTTCTGGAAGGAGTTCAAGCTGCTCGCCTTCGACACGGCGTTCGGCTCCACGCTCGGCCTCCCGATGCGGCGGCTCGACGTGGCCCTCACAACGCTCATCGTCATCGCGATTGTAATCGGATTGCAGACGGTCGGCGTCGTGCTGATGAGCGCGATGCTGATCGCGCCGGCGGCGGCGGCGCGGCAGTGGACGGACCGGCTCGGGGTGATGATGGGGCTCGCGGCGTTCTTCGGCGCGCTCGCCGGGGCGAGCGGGGCCGTGATCAGCGCCACGACGACACAGCTCCCGACGGGCCCGACGATCGTGCTCTGCGCGAGCGTGCTCGTCGTCGTCTCCCTCGCGTTCGCGCCGCGCCGGGGGCTGATCGCCGCGTGGCTGCGCGCCCGGCGCAACCGGACGAACCTCCGCGAGATCGGCGTGCTCGAAGATTTGTACACCCTCGCGCTCCAGCACGCCGAGAACCCGCACCACCCGCACCCCGTCGCCACGTTGCAAACGATGACGGCGCGGCCGGAGAGCGTCGTGCCGGGGCTCGAAGCGCTCGCTGCGCGCGGCCTCGTCGCCTCCCACGATGACCGGGGCTGGACGCTCACCGAGCAGGGATTGAGCGCGGCCCGCGCCTTCGCCCGGATTCCAGAGGGCAGCGGGCAGAAAGCAGAGGGCAGCGGGCGGAGAACCACGGGCCACGGACCACGGACCACGGACCACGGACTACCCCCATGA
- a CDS encoding metal ABC transporter ATP-binding protein — protein MTTTPAIEVTDLTVAYRDAPVLWDVDLTVPEGVLLAIVGPNGAGKTTLIKAMLGLTDVAAGQTLIYGESYARQRQLVAYVPQRGSVDWDFPTSVLDVVMMGLYGRLGWLRRPGKRERGQALAALEKVGMQDFADRQISQLSGGQQQRVFLARALVQDAQVYFMDEPFQGVDATTERAIVTLLQELRQAGKTLVVVHHDLQTVPEYFDWALLLNVRRIAAGPVDEVFTEANLRLTYGGRVPFIKAAAVAEP, from the coding sequence ATGACGACGACGCCCGCGATCGAAGTCACCGACCTCACCGTCGCCTACCGCGATGCGCCCGTGCTGTGGGACGTGGATCTCACCGTGCCCGAAGGCGTGCTGCTCGCGATTGTCGGGCCGAACGGGGCGGGGAAGACGACGCTCATCAAAGCGATGCTCGGGCTGACGGACGTGGCGGCGGGGCAGACGCTGATCTACGGCGAGTCCTACGCCCGGCAGCGGCAGCTCGTCGCGTACGTCCCGCAGCGCGGCTCCGTCGACTGGGACTTCCCGACGAGTGTGCTCGACGTGGTGATGATGGGGCTCTACGGCCGGCTCGGCTGGCTCCGCCGCCCAGGAAAACGGGAGCGTGGGCAGGCGCTCGCGGCACTCGAAAAAGTTGGAATGCAGGACTTCGCGGATCGGCAGATCTCGCAGCTCTCCGGCGGGCAGCAGCAGCGTGTCTTCCTCGCCCGCGCGCTCGTGCAGGACGCGCAGGTCTACTTCATGGACGAGCCGTTCCAGGGCGTCGACGCGACGACGGAGCGGGCGATCGTGACGCTCTTGCAAGAGTTGCGGCAGGCGGGCAAGACCCTCGTCGTCGTCCACCACGACCTGCAGACCGTGCCGGAATATTTCGATTGGGCGCTGTTGCTCAACGTCCGCCGCATCGCCGCCGGGCCCGTCGACGAGGTGTTCACCGAGGCGAACCTCCGGCTGACCTACGGCGGGCGCGTCCCGTTCATCAAAGCCGCGGCGGTGGCCGAACCGTAG
- a CDS encoding zinc ABC transporter substrate-binding protein, whose translation MTLLRFLLLALIAPLAASFAGCGPDASTSRSLSERPVRIVATTSMVADLAREVGGDRVEVVGLMGAGVDPHLYKASEGDVGRMAAADLILYNGLHLEGKMVDVLERLGDRAAAVTDDIDRSQLTSPPAFAGNYDPHVWMDVSMWRDAVGTVAERLAALDTAHADSYRARAATYEQRLDSLDAWVRSEVERLPAEQRILVTAHDAFGYFGRAYGFDVHGLQGISTATEAGTADVQNLAAFVAEREVPALFVESSVPARSIEAVREAVRARGHDVEIGGNLYSDALGGTGSGAEDYVGMIRHNVSTIVDALVGEPVAQR comes from the coding sequence ATGACATTGCTCCGCTTCCTCCTGCTCGCGCTCATCGCCCCGCTCGCCGCCTCGTTCGCCGGGTGCGGCCCCGATGCGAGCACGTCGCGTTCCCTCAGCGAGCGGCCCGTCCGCATCGTCGCGACCACGTCGATGGTCGCCGACCTCGCGAGGGAAGTCGGTGGCGACCGCGTCGAGGTCGTCGGGCTCATGGGGGCCGGCGTCGACCCGCACCTCTACAAAGCGAGCGAGGGCGACGTGGGCCGGATGGCCGCCGCCGACCTCATCCTCTACAACGGCCTCCACCTCGAAGGCAAGATGGTCGACGTGCTCGAACGGCTCGGCGACCGCGCCGCTGCCGTGACCGACGACATCGACCGGAGCCAACTCACGTCGCCGCCCGCGTTCGCCGGCAACTACGATCCGCACGTGTGGATGGACGTGTCGATGTGGCGCGACGCCGTCGGGACCGTCGCCGAACGCCTCGCCGCGCTCGATACGGCGCACGCGGACAGCTATCGCGCTCGCGCCGCCACGTACGAACAGCGGCTCGACAGCCTCGATGCGTGGGTCCGCAGTGAGGTGGAGCGCCTGCCCGCCGAGCAGCGCATCCTCGTCACCGCGCATGATGCGTTCGGCTACTTCGGCCGCGCCTACGGCTTCGACGTGCACGGTTTGCAGGGTATCTCGACGGCGACGGAGGCGGGCACGGCGGATGTGCAAAACCTCGCCGCGTTCGTCGCCGAGCGGGAAGTCCCGGCGCTCTTCGTCGAGTCGTCGGTCCCGGCGCGCTCGATTGAGGCGGTCCGCGAGGCGGTCCGCGCGCGCGGGCACGACGTCGAGATCGGCGGCAACCTGTACTCGGATGCGCTCGGCGGCACAGGCTCCGGGGCCGAGGACTACGTCGGGATGATCCGCCACAACGTGAGCACGATCGTCGACGCGCTCGTCGGTGAGCCCGTGGCGCAGCGATGA
- a CDS encoding metal-dependent transcriptional regulator encodes MHTQAVEDYLKTIYDLGRVEAAVTTSALAERLDVTAASVTGMVKKLAGMNLVTHEPYRGVALTPAGERIALEVIRHHRLIETYLHEALGVPWDRVHAEAERIEHVLSEDLEARMDAALGHPTVDPHGAPIPTLDLEIAEIVTVPLAELEAGTQGIVAEVSDHDADLLRYVGDLGLYPQTPLEVLAVAPFDGPLTIRVGGAERTVGRKAARFILVTDLQLA; translated from the coding sequence ATGCACACGCAAGCGGTCGAGGACTACCTCAAGACGATCTACGACCTCGGCCGGGTTGAGGCCGCCGTCACGACCTCGGCCCTCGCCGAGCGGCTCGACGTCACGGCGGCGTCGGTGACGGGGATGGTGAAGAAGTTGGCGGGGATGAACCTCGTCACGCACGAGCCCTACCGCGGCGTCGCGCTCACGCCTGCCGGCGAGCGGATCGCCCTCGAAGTCATCCGCCACCACCGCCTCATCGAGACGTATTTGCACGAGGCGCTCGGCGTCCCGTGGGACCGCGTCCACGCCGAGGCCGAGCGGATCGAGCACGTGCTCTCCGAAGACCTCGAAGCGCGGATGGACGCCGCCCTCGGCCACCCGACCGTCGACCCGCACGGCGCGCCGATCCCGACGCTCGACCTCGAAATCGCCGAAATCGTCACCGTCCCGCTCGCCGAACTCGAAGCGGGAACGCAGGGCATCGTCGCCGAGGTGAGCGACCACGACGCTGACTTGCTGCGCTACGTCGGCGACCTCGGCCTCTATCCGCAGACGCCGCTCGAAGTCCTCGCCGTCGCCCCGTTCGACGGCCCGCTCACCATCCGCGTCGGCGGGGCCGAGCGGACCGTGGGGCGCAAAGCCGCCCGCTTCATCCTCGTTACCGACCTCCAACTCGCATGA
- a CDS encoding transporter: protein MFRLLVLALLCGSAAAAQPLPDLVTDRPDFTESAVVVPLGYVQAEAGVSFIDNGPIDSFSGPELLVRWTPLSRVELRFGAPDYIATDDADGFGDPSLGTKVQFGPFAQWDLAVIATASLPVGDDAFSSGTIDPDVIVTTALAASDYLAYGGQVGVGRDGAADLWLFDATLVQSASFPEDAPLFFNERWGAFIELALTVPERGGAALLQHMGGTYALSPNTQLDFHFGTGLTNAAPTSLFGVGLTVRK from the coding sequence ATGTTCCGCCTCCTCGTACTCGCACTCCTGTGCGGCTCGGCTGCCGCCGCCCAGCCCCTCCCTGACCTCGTCACTGACCGGCCGGACTTCACCGAGAGCGCCGTCGTCGTCCCGCTCGGCTACGTGCAAGCCGAGGCCGGCGTGAGCTTCATCGACAATGGTCCCATCGACAGCTTCAGCGGCCCGGAACTGCTCGTCCGGTGGACGCCACTCTCCCGCGTCGAACTCCGCTTCGGTGCACCGGACTACATCGCCACGGACGACGCCGACGGTTTCGGCGACCCGTCGCTCGGGACGAAGGTGCAGTTCGGCCCGTTCGCGCAGTGGGACCTCGCGGTGATTGCGACGGCCTCGCTCCCCGTCGGCGACGACGCCTTCAGCAGCGGCACGATCGATCCCGACGTGATCGTGACGACCGCGCTCGCGGCGAGCGACTACCTCGCATACGGCGGACAGGTCGGCGTGGGCCGCGACGGCGCGGCCGACCTGTGGCTCTTCGATGCCACCCTCGTGCAGAGCGCGAGCTTCCCAGAAGACGCTCCCCTTTTCTTCAACGAACGGTGGGGCGCTTTCATCGAGCTTGCCCTGACCGTGCCCGAGCGGGGCGGGGCCGCCCTCCTCCAGCATATGGGCGGCACGTACGCGCTCTCCCCCAACACCCAACTCGACTTCCACTTCGGAACGGGCCTGACGAACGCCGCGCCGACGAGCCTGTTCGGTGTGGGACTTACGGTGCGGAAGTAG
- a CDS encoding tetratricopeptide repeat protein, which yields MQSSHEQAVIDFDRDVLHASRERPVLVDFWAAWCGPCRVLGPVLEKLDAEAGNAWTLVKIDTEANPEIAAHMGIRGIPAVKLFVDGGVVAEFTGALPEAAVRRWLDEHLPSPQREQFARAEALLAEGDEAEARALLESVLRDAPDDEATRALLARLLVFDEPERAADFVNGLYTPEADAVRTLARFLVLPDDPTALDDAPVRTDYLAAASTLRDGDADAALDRLIAIVQRDRSFDDDGARKAAVALFVLLGDEDPVVQRHRPVFNRSLY from the coding sequence ATGCAGTCCTCGCACGAACAAGCCGTTATCGACTTCGACCGCGACGTCCTCCACGCCAGCCGCGAGCGCCCCGTCCTCGTCGATTTCTGGGCCGCGTGGTGCGGCCCCTGCCGCGTCCTCGGCCCGGTGCTCGAAAAGCTCGACGCCGAGGCGGGCAATGCGTGGACGCTCGTAAAAATCGACACGGAGGCGAACCCGGAGATCGCGGCGCACATGGGGATTCGCGGCATCCCGGCCGTGAAGCTGTTCGTCGATGGGGGCGTCGTCGCCGAGTTCACGGGCGCGCTCCCCGAGGCCGCCGTCCGCCGCTGGCTCGACGAGCACCTCCCGAGCCCGCAGCGCGAGCAGTTCGCCCGTGCCGAGGCGCTCCTCGCGGAGGGGGACGAGGCCGAAGCCCGCGCCCTCCTCGAATCGGTTCTCCGCGACGCACCCGACGACGAAGCGACCCGCGCCCTCCTCGCCCGGCTCCTCGTGTTCGACGAGCCGGAGCGCGCGGCCGACTTCGTTAACGGGCTGTACACCCCCGAGGCCGATGCCGTCCGCACGCTCGCCCGCTTCCTCGTCCTCCCTGACGATCCGACCGCGCTCGACGACGCGCCCGTACGCACCGACTACCTCGCCGCCGCGTCCACCCTCCGCGACGGCGACGCGGACGCGGCGCTCGACCGGCTCATCGCGATCGTTCAGCGTGACCGTAGCTTCGACGACGACGGCGCGCGGAAGGCGGCCGTCGCCCTCTTCGTCCTCCTCGGTGACGAGGACCCCGTCGTGCAGCGGCACCGGCCCGTGTTCAACCGCTCCCTCTACTAA
- a CDS encoding thioesterase family protein, whose amino-acid sequence MPALLHTTRLPVRWGDQDALGHVNNATYFTYFEQARIEALDRVFPDGWADGGPILAAISCDFKRPIHYPATVVVRVYGGEPGRTSFPNSYELTVEGDDETVVATAEARLVWVSQETGRPVPIPDALRDALTAESPA is encoded by the coding sequence GTGCCCGCTCTCCTCCACACCACCCGCCTCCCCGTCCGCTGGGGCGATCAGGACGCCCTCGGCCACGTCAACAACGCGACGTACTTCACCTACTTCGAGCAGGCCCGCATCGAAGCGCTCGACCGCGTCTTTCCCGACGGCTGGGCTGACGGCGGCCCCATCCTCGCCGCCATCAGCTGCGATTTCAAGCGGCCGATCCACTACCCGGCGACCGTCGTCGTCCGCGTCTACGGCGGCGAACCCGGCAGGACCTCGTTCCCCAACTCGTACGAGTTGACCGTCGAGGGCGACGACGAGACGGTCGTCGCGACGGCCGAGGCGCGGCTCGTATGGGTCTCGCAGGAAACGGGCCGTCCCGTGCCGATTCCCGACGCCCTCCGCGACGCGCTCACCGCCGAGTCCCCCGCCTGA
- a CDS encoding MaoC family dehydratase, whose amino-acid sequence MTDYTLATLSDFVGRELGVSDWLTVDQARIDAFAECTGDRQWIHVDPERAREGPFGTTIAHGFLTLSLLPTLRGQIGVAPEGVAQVLNYGADRVRFLTPVKAGARIRVRVTLVSVEPKGPGRTLVKTENTVEIDGEDRPALVADTLALMIA is encoded by the coding sequence ATGACGGACTACACGCTCGCCACCCTCTCCGATTTCGTCGGCCGCGAACTCGGCGTCTCCGACTGGCTGACCGTCGATCAGGCCCGGATCGACGCCTTCGCGGAGTGCACGGGCGACCGGCAGTGGATCCACGTCGACCCGGAGCGCGCGCGCGAAGGCCCGTTCGGCACGACGATCGCGCACGGCTTCCTCACGCTCTCGCTCCTCCCCACCCTGCGCGGGCAGATCGGCGTCGCGCCCGAGGGCGTGGCGCAGGTGCTCAACTACGGCGCGGACCGCGTGCGCTTCCTGACGCCGGTGAAAGCGGGCGCCCGCATCCGCGTCCGCGTCACGCTCGTCTCCGTCGAGCCGAAGGGGCCGGGCCGCACGCTCGTCAAAACCGAAAACACCGTCGAGATCGACGGCGAGGACCGGCCGGCGCTCGTCGCCGACACCCTCGCGCTGATGATCGCGTAA
- a CDS encoding SDR family oxidoreductase yields the protein MLFENQVVVITGAGRGIGAAAARGFAREGASVVVNDLDAEPAEAVVREIEAAGGAALAVPGSVTDDGFPEALLERAVERFGKLNVLVNNAGFLWDGMLHTMTDEQWHAVLAVHTFAPFRMIRAAAPYLREPGKQALAAGEPISENRCIVNISSTSGLHGNVGQANYATAKMGIVGLTKTVAKEWGRFGVRCNAVAFGFIDTRMTRPKEDGETIEVAGTEITQGIPEAMRGRAFTANPLGRPGTDDEAAGGILLMASPLAGYVTGHTLEVTGGAGI from the coding sequence ATGCTCTTCGAGAATCAGGTCGTCGTCATCACCGGAGCGGGGCGCGGGATCGGGGCCGCGGCCGCACGCGGGTTCGCGCGCGAGGGCGCGTCCGTCGTCGTCAACGACCTCGACGCGGAGCCGGCCGAGGCCGTCGTGCGCGAGATCGAAGCGGCGGGCGGGGCGGCGCTCGCCGTGCCCGGCAGCGTCACCGACGACGGCTTCCCCGAAGCCCTCCTCGAACGCGCCGTCGAACGCTTCGGCAAGCTCAACGTGCTCGTCAACAACGCCGGATTTCTGTGGGACGGCATGCTCCACACGATGACCGACGAGCAGTGGCACGCCGTGCTCGCGGTCCACACGTTCGCGCCGTTTCGGATGATCCGCGCCGCGGCGCCGTACCTCCGCGAGCCGGGCAAACAAGCGCTGGCTGCGGGAGAGCCGATCTCCGAGAACCGCTGCATCGTCAACATCTCGTCCACGAGCGGGCTGCACGGAAATGTCGGGCAGGCCAACTACGCCACCGCGAAGATGGGCATCGTCGGGCTGACGAAGACGGTCGCGAAGGAATGGGGTCGGTTCGGCGTGCGGTGCAACGCCGTCGCCTTCGGCTTCATCGACACGCGGATGACGCGGCCGAAGGAGGACGGCGAGACCATCGAGGTCGCGGGCACCGAGATCACGCAGGGCATCCCCGAGGCGATGCGCGGTCGGGCGTTCACCGCGAACCCGCTCGGCCGCCCCGGCACCGACGACGAGGCGGCTGGCGGCATCCTGCTCATGGCCTCACCCCTCGCCGGCTACGTCACCGGCCACACCCTCGAAGTCACCGGCGGCGCCGGCATCTAA